A region from the candidate division KSB1 bacterium genome encodes:
- a CDS encoding MBL fold metallo-hydrolase, translating to MPAKPVSVLSIRLGTSFCYYISGENGGLLIDTGIHRKAFRLQSVLLAHERELSDIRLIILTHTHHDHVGAAADIKTKVNALIMVHAAEADFLRRGRTPLPNGTTLLTHVSVQIGRLLRYGRYEPVEPDILLHEIADLKPYGFDGYALPTPGHTIGSISVILGEKAFVGDTLIGPRNGKIYAPYLWDKKALKKSWRALLDTGCRMFYPGHGRPISRARLLAAYNAWDAES from the coding sequence ATGCCTGCAAAGCCTGTTTCGGTTCTCTCTATACGCCTAGGGACTTCCTTTTGTTATTATATCAGCGGGGAGAACGGCGGCTTGTTGATCGATACCGGCATTCACCGCAAGGCATTTCGCCTGCAAAGCGTGCTCTTGGCGCACGAGCGCGAGCTGAGCGATATTCGCCTGATCATCCTGACCCATACGCATCACGATCATGTCGGTGCGGCGGCAGACATTAAAACCAAAGTCAACGCGTTGATTATGGTGCACGCCGCTGAGGCAGACTTTTTGCGCAGGGGCAGAACCCCATTGCCCAACGGCACCACGCTGCTGACACATGTTTCCGTTCAGATCGGCAGACTGTTGCGTTACGGCCGCTATGAGCCGGTGGAGCCGGACATTCTGCTTCATGAAATTGCAGATCTCAAACCCTACGGCTTTGACGGTTATGCCCTGCCGACACCGGGACACACCATCGGTTCGATCAGCGTCATCTTGGGAGAAAAGGCCTTTGTCGGCGACACACTGATCGGTCCTCGAAACGGTAAAATCTATGCGCCCTACCTGTGGGACAAAAAGGCCCTGAAGAAAAGCTGGCGCGCGCTGCTCGACACCGGCTGTCGTATGTTCTATCCGGGGCACGGCAGGCCGATTTCCCGCGCCAGACTGCTCGCTGCCTATAACGCATGGGATGCTGAATCGTAA
- the nagZ gene encoding beta-N-acetylhexosaminidase, with product MSIEAKHRNVPHFAEESLTQNVGQMVMVGFRGAASNELEPILRQIRELNLGGVILFDRDVPNGYSGRNIRSFEQVAELTRTLQEAAVDPLLIAVDQEGGQVVRLRPEHGFPVMPSARRLGETGSAETVLQTSRKVAAALRQAGINLNFAPCVDLDRNPDNPIIGMRERSFGSDPFLVARLAEAFIRGHRENGVLCCLKHFPGHGSSQHDSHLGMADVTNLWSQDELIPYRELIRHQAVDMVMTAHIFHRHWDEERPATLSPFVIDNLLRRNLQFDGVVVTDDLQMAAVSNHFGLRETVASAVRAGADLLLFANNSVFDPDIAFKVHDILVELLQTDNLGAERVARSLARIAKLKSRLPLQKS from the coding sequence TTGTCGATTGAAGCAAAACATCGCAATGTCCCGCATTTTGCCGAGGAAAGTCTGACCCAAAACGTCGGCCAAATGGTAATGGTCGGCTTTCGCGGCGCGGCCTCCAACGAATTGGAGCCGATTCTGCGCCAAATTCGGGAGCTGAACCTGGGCGGCGTCATTCTATTCGACAGAGACGTTCCCAACGGCTATTCGGGGCGCAATATTCGCTCGTTTGAACAGGTTGCCGAGCTCACACGCACGCTGCAGGAGGCCGCCGTCGATCCGTTGTTGATCGCCGTCGATCAGGAAGGAGGGCAGGTCGTGCGCTTGCGGCCCGAGCACGGTTTTCCTGTTATGCCTTCGGCCCGACGATTGGGCGAGACGGGTTCGGCAGAAACCGTTCTGCAGACAAGCCGTAAGGTTGCCGCCGCCCTGCGTCAAGCGGGCATCAATCTGAATTTCGCGCCGTGCGTCGATCTCGACCGCAATCCCGATAATCCGATCATCGGCATGCGGGAACGCTCTTTCGGGAGCGATCCGTTTCTCGTTGCCCGTTTGGCGGAGGCATTTATCCGCGGTCACCGCGAAAACGGCGTGTTGTGCTGCCTCAAGCATTTTCCCGGCCATGGAAGCTCGCAACACGATTCGCATTTGGGCATGGCGGATGTAACGAATCTCTGGTCACAGGACGAGCTGATTCCTTACCGCGAGCTGATTCGGCATCAGGCAGTAGACATGGTGATGACCGCGCACATTTTTCATCGCCATTGGGATGAGGAGCGTCCGGCCACACTCTCGCCGTTTGTGATCGACAACCTGCTGCGGCGCAACCTGCAGTTCGACGGTGTTGTGGTGACGGACGATCTGCAAATGGCGGCCGTCTCGAACCATTTCGGCCTGAGGGAAACCGTCGCTTCGGCCGTTCGCGCCGGCGCCGATCTGCTCCTGTTCGCCAATAATTCCGTCTTTGACCCCGATATCGCCTTCAAAGTTCACGACATTCTTGTCGAGCTCCTTCAAACCGACAATCTTGGCGCGGAACGCGTCGCCCGATCGCTCGCGAGAATCGCAAAACTCAAGAGCAGGCTGCCGCTTCAAAAAAGTTAG
- a CDS encoding cysteine hydrolase, which translates to MSHTAIPKGKIEIPAYKVEKEAALTAEKTALLIVDMQNDFVRPEGSLYVPSAAVTVEPIRTLLNAARAAGVLRIFTADTHLPNDKETALWPEHCVKGTWGWQIIDELQPQEDELVLQKPRYDAFYGTPLDHYLCRVWQIKTLIVVGTVSNICVLHTLASAEYRWLKTVVPADGISALNDFGQAMTLYQAESLYHSLIVESCAGIAFVD; encoded by the coding sequence ATGTCGCATACAGCCATTCCTAAAGGAAAGATCGAAATTCCCGCTTACAAGGTAGAAAAGGAAGCGGCGCTGACGGCGGAAAAGACGGCGTTGCTGATCGTCGACATGCAGAATGATTTTGTCCGACCGGAAGGCAGTCTGTACGTCCCGAGTGCGGCGGTCACCGTCGAGCCGATCCGCACGCTTTTGAATGCAGCGCGGGCTGCCGGCGTGCTCCGTATCTTTACCGCCGACACGCACCTACCCAACGACAAGGAGACCGCTCTTTGGCCCGAGCACTGCGTAAAAGGCACGTGGGGGTGGCAGATCATCGACGAACTGCAGCCGCAGGAGGATGAGCTCGTTCTGCAAAAGCCGCGCTACGATGCCTTTTACGGCACGCCGCTCGACCATTACCTTTGCCGCGTTTGGCAGATCAAAACGCTGATCGTCGTCGGCACGGTCTCCAACATCTGCGTGCTGCACACGCTGGCGTCGGCAGAGTATCGTTGGCTCAAGACCGTGGTGCCGGCGGACGGGATTTCGGCTCTGAATGATTTCGGCCAGGCCATGACCCTGTATCAGGCTGAGAGCCTCTATCATAGCCTCATCGTCGAATCGTGTGCGGGCATCGCTTTTGTCGATTGA
- a CDS encoding nicotinate phosphoribosyltransferase, which translates to MNELSSGILFTDQYQLSMAQLYYRLGLQDTLVQFEHYFRDTPDYGAHKAGFCINAGLEPFCRWMQKARFGEAELEALAAQRDRSGRPVFHQDFLDYLRRHGDFSSLSLSAIPEGRVVHPFVPLTTVRGPIVPAQIVETALLNKLNFQILIATKACRIKMAAQGRPVLEFGLRRAHDLGANAAVRAALIGGADYSSNVGQSIVLGFPPKGTHAHSMVQLFLTLGYSELDAFRAFAELYPENCVLLVDTIDTLRSGVPNAIRVFEELRRRGHEPIGVRIDSGDLAYLTLETAKMLDQAGFDKAAIVLSNDLDELTIWQIHTQIAEDAPKYGLDADRIIGRLIYGVGTRMVTSAGAPALGGVYKLTAVHTQGAWKPSIKISENITKAPNPGVKRIWRIYDQRGKAAADVLGCCDESLPTDKEFRLYHPIDFVKNRLISPRDISAIEPLPVEIIREGVCVYEFPTIEEIRKAREADIERLDTGVKRLINPHVYHVSLTETLYRLKEKMLMENGSK; encoded by the coding sequence ATGAACGAACTTAGCAGCGGCATTCTGTTTACCGATCAGTATCAATTATCCATGGCTCAGCTCTATTACCGACTGGGCCTGCAGGATACCCTCGTTCAATTCGAACACTATTTTCGCGATACTCCCGATTACGGAGCGCATAAAGCGGGTTTCTGCATCAATGCGGGATTGGAACCCTTTTGCCGCTGGATGCAAAAGGCACGCTTCGGCGAGGCGGAACTCGAAGCCTTGGCGGCGCAGCGCGACCGCAGCGGGCGGCCGGTTTTCCACCAGGATTTTCTCGACTATCTGCGCCGGCACGGCGACTTTTCCTCTCTCTCGCTTTCCGCCATTCCCGAAGGCCGCGTCGTTCATCCTTTTGTGCCGTTGACCACGGTTCGCGGTCCGATCGTTCCGGCGCAAATCGTGGAGACGGCTCTGCTTAATAAACTGAACTTTCAAATTTTGATTGCCACAAAAGCCTGCCGGATCAAAATGGCTGCGCAGGGAAGGCCGGTCTTGGAGTTCGGCCTTCGTCGAGCGCATGATCTGGGGGCAAATGCTGCCGTCCGCGCGGCGCTGATCGGCGGCGCCGATTACTCTTCCAACGTCGGCCAATCCATTGTCCTCGGATTTCCGCCCAAGGGCACGCACGCGCACAGCATGGTGCAGCTTTTCCTGACGCTGGGTTACAGCGAATTGGACGCTTTTCGCGCCTTTGCCGAGCTCTATCCCGAAAACTGCGTCCTGCTCGTCGACACCATCGACACCCTGCGCAGCGGCGTGCCCAACGCCATTCGCGTGTTCGAAGAGCTGCGGCGCCGGGGCCATGAGCCGATCGGTGTCCGCATCGACTCGGGCGACCTCGCTTATCTCACGCTCGAAACCGCCAAGATGCTCGATCAGGCGGGATTCGACAAGGCGGCGATCGTCCTCTCCAATGATCTTGACGAGCTGACCATCTGGCAGATCCATACGCAAATTGCCGAAGACGCTCCCAAATACGGGCTGGATGCCGATCGCATCATCGGCCGCCTCATTTACGGCGTCGGGACGCGGATGGTCACCTCTGCCGGAGCACCGGCTTTGGGCGGCGTCTACAAACTGACTGCCGTCCATACTCAAGGCGCCTGGAAGCCCTCAATCAAGATTTCGGAAAACATCACCAAGGCGCCGAATCCCGGCGTCAAACGTATCTGGCGTATCTACGATCAGCGCGGCAAAGCAGCTGCCGATGTGCTCGGCTGTTGCGATGAATCTTTGCCGACCGATAAAGAATTCCGGCTCTATCATCCGATCGATTTCGTCAAAAATCGCCTGATTTCGCCGCGCGACATTTCGGCAATTGAACCTCTGCCGGTGGAAATTATTCGCGAGGGTGTCTGTGTTTACGAGTTCCCGACGATCGAAGAGATCCGCAAGGCTCGCGAGGCCGATATCGAACGGTTGGATACAGGCGTGAAGCGATTGATCAATCCGCACGTGTATCATGTTTCTCTGACGGAAACTCTTTATCGTTTGAAAGAGAAAATGCTGATGGAAAACGGCAGCAAATGA
- a CDS encoding galactose mutarotase, protein MKVIARPALIAAVILSLSCSEQYMSISVQREPFGTANGKPVELFTLTNQSGMKVQITNYGGTIVSLWVPDKNGVLGDVVLGHDNLEGYLKASPYFGSTIGRYGNRIAQGRFTLDGVEYRLAQNNGANHLHGGVRGFDKQIWEAKARRGKNKAAIELSRVSPDGEEGYPGELYARVTFTLTDDNALQIDYLAKTNKPTVCNLTNHSYFNLRDGGASTILDHLLQIDADYYLPVDAGLIPVGKPAPVEGTPFDFRTPTRIGERIDQQDEQLANGGGYDHNWVLNGENGVLRRVATLSDTVSGRVMEIYTTEPGLQFYSGNFLDGTIKGKNGVVYAHRSGLCLETQHFPDSPNRPDFPSVVLRPGQVYRSTTIYKFLTN, encoded by the coding sequence ATGAAAGTTATAGCGCGTCCGGCATTGATAGCCGCGGTTATCCTGTCCCTTTCGTGCAGTGAGCAGTATATGAGCATCTCCGTGCAGAGAGAGCCTTTCGGGACTGCAAACGGCAAACCGGTAGAGCTTTTTACGCTGACTAACCAGTCCGGTATGAAAGTGCAGATTACCAATTATGGCGGAACGATCGTCTCGCTTTGGGTACCGGATAAGAACGGCGTTTTGGGTGATGTTGTGTTGGGCCATGACAATTTGGAAGGTTATCTCAAGGCCTCACCCTATTTCGGCTCGACGATCGGGCGGTACGGCAATCGCATCGCCCAAGGCAGATTTACCCTGGACGGCGTCGAGTATCGGCTGGCGCAGAACAACGGCGCCAATCATCTCCACGGCGGCGTTCGAGGTTTCGACAAGCAGATCTGGGAAGCCAAGGCGCGCAGGGGGAAAAACAAGGCGGCGATTGAGCTGAGTCGAGTCAGCCCCGACGGCGAAGAGGGCTACCCGGGAGAATTGTACGCGCGCGTCACGTTTACCCTGACAGACGACAATGCGCTGCAGATCGACTACTTGGCCAAGACGAACAAGCCGACGGTCTGCAATTTGACCAATCACAGCTATTTCAACCTGCGCGACGGCGGCGCCTCGACCATCCTCGATCATCTGCTGCAGATCGATGCCGATTATTATCTTCCGGTCGATGCGGGCTTGATTCCGGTCGGCAAACCGGCGCCGGTCGAAGGCACGCCCTTTGATTTTCGCACGCCGACGCGCATCGGCGAGCGTATCGATCAGCAGGACGAGCAGCTGGCCAACGGCGGCGGCTATGACCACAATTGGGTCCTCAACGGCGAAAACGGCGTTCTTCGTCGCGTTGCGACGCTATCGGACACCGTCAGCGGACGAGTGATGGAGATCTATACCACCGAGCCCGGTCTGCAGTTTTACAGCGGCAACTTTTTGGACGGAACGATCAAGGGTAAAAACGGCGTCGTCTATGCGCATCGCAGCGGCCTCTGCCTGGAGACGCAGCACTTTCCTGATTCGCCCAATCGGCCTGACTTTCCGAGCGTCGTGTTGCGTCCCGGTCAAGTCTATCGCTCTACGACGATCTATAAATTCTTGACAAACTGA
- a CDS encoding rhomboid family intramembrane serine protease yields the protein MIPLRDDNPRTLFPLVTLLLIIVNGLVFIYEVTLPSRFVEKFFYAFGAVPQVILRGENLHAVFTSMFIHGGIMHLVGNMWYLWMFGDNVEGLTGHWRFFFFYIFCGIVAAFVHAFLEPHSAVPMVGASGAISGVLGAYALRYPFARVHLLIPIFPVFWMWRVFRVPAILVLGGWFLIQIFNSMSPHSGNVAWFAHIGGFIAGGLFIYFFETEEPPQETEEEDF from the coding sequence ATGATTCCCCTGCGCGACGACAACCCGCGGACCTTGTTTCCGCTCGTCACTCTGCTGTTGATTATCGTCAACGGCCTTGTTTTCATCTATGAAGTCACCTTGCCCTCTCGTTTCGTGGAAAAGTTCTTTTATGCTTTCGGCGCCGTACCGCAGGTCATTCTACGCGGCGAGAATCTGCATGCCGTCTTTACCTCGATGTTTATCCACGGCGGCATTATGCATCTCGTGGGCAACATGTGGTATTTGTGGATGTTCGGCGATAATGTCGAGGGTCTGACCGGTCATTGGCGGTTTTTCTTTTTTTACATTTTTTGCGGTATCGTCGCGGCTTTTGTGCATGCTTTTTTGGAGCCGCATTCTGCCGTGCCTATGGTCGGAGCGAGCGGCGCCATTTCCGGCGTTCTCGGAGCCTATGCTCTGCGATATCCCTTTGCCCGCGTCCATCTGCTCATACCGATTTTTCCGGTCTTTTGGATGTGGCGCGTCTTTCGTGTTCCCGCCATTCTGGTGTTGGGCGGATGGTTTCTCATTCAAATCTTTAACAGCATGTCCCCTCACTCCGGCAACGTCGCCTGGTTTGCCCATATCGGCGGATTCATAGCCGGCGGCCTTTTTATCTATTTCTTCGAAACCGAAGAACCGCCACAGGAAACGGAGGAGGAAGATTTTTAA
- a CDS encoding M23 family metallopeptidase: MPKAQRLLLLFLFPLVLSAEEYFWPTEASRLLTSSFAESRNGRFHAGIDIKTWGQTGFPVFAVRDGYVSRISVSPFGYGRALYLTLDTGETVLYAHLERFADPIQDYVKREQAAQESYEIQLFLTKDKFSVKQGEIVAYTGDSGVGYPHLHFELRDEHGNPVNPFRRGYFVEDNVRPVITKVLIQPLDAFSSVDHDYEPVILYPVAKGGGQYEINRPVAVHGRIGFGVSAFDQMEGADHRFGIYGSELWIDDQLIFASRCDGYPIAFNNHFNLDRDFRQRVRGTGTFYNLYRDLGNRLPFYPVDAPYYGVVDFTDGEKEQEGIVEIPKGVVRLKGTSHRFVIRTFDYWGNAAEVAGRLWVDGGESVVVPPHDDEEEMEELQSVPEQESIHLYDVAFRFYDRYIRLVFTAQRPGLGEPIVRGEICKRKIFTLPVRKAGSVTYIGAWPLSDCQTGPLVLSISAASQPQNEQRETLNFMTVPVGKERLLQSDDGLCSLFFEKTSLFKDLFVRSYVEKNISAYQVVGHAYRFEPSDVPLNSGVRVILRYPESEPAPRQLGVYQKSGNSLLFLDNVLNGQACTVSARAKSLGVFVLARDSQPPQIAYLLPADKSSIKTRRPMLKASFRDNLSGIGGENSRVLKLDGRKVIAEYDYEREVLFYVPEEPLAPGNHTVELFVRDKSGNAASLKHTFTIE, translated from the coding sequence TTGCCTAAAGCCCAACGACTCTTGCTGCTATTTTTGTTTCCTCTCGTCCTCTCGGCCGAGGAGTACTTTTGGCCAACGGAAGCAAGCCGTCTGCTGACCTCTTCGTTTGCCGAGTCGCGCAACGGCCGCTTTCATGCCGGCATCGACATCAAAACGTGGGGACAGACGGGCTTTCCGGTATTTGCCGTGCGCGACGGCTATGTGTCACGCATCAGCGTCTCGCCCTTCGGCTACGGCCGAGCGCTCTATTTGACCCTGGATACCGGCGAAACGGTGCTTTATGCGCATTTAGAGCGCTTTGCCGATCCCATTCAGGACTATGTAAAGCGCGAACAGGCGGCGCAGGAAAGCTATGAGATACAGCTCTTTCTTACCAAGGATAAATTTTCGGTCAAACAGGGCGAAATCGTTGCCTATACCGGCGACAGCGGGGTCGGTTACCCCCATCTCCATTTCGAACTTCGCGACGAGCACGGAAATCCCGTCAATCCTTTTCGGCGCGGCTATTTCGTCGAGGACAACGTCAGGCCGGTGATCACCAAAGTGCTCATTCAGCCGCTGGACGCCTTTTCGAGCGTCGATCACGATTATGAGCCGGTCATTCTCTATCCGGTTGCCAAAGGCGGCGGACAGTATGAAATCAACCGGCCGGTTGCCGTTCACGGCCGCATCGGGTTCGGCGTTTCCGCCTTTGATCAGATGGAAGGCGCCGATCACCGCTTCGGCATCTACGGCAGCGAATTATGGATCGACGATCAGCTGATCTTTGCCTCACGGTGCGACGGTTATCCCATTGCTTTCAACAACCATTTCAACCTGGACCGCGACTTTCGTCAGCGGGTGCGCGGCACGGGCACGTTTTATAACCTTTACCGCGATCTCGGCAATCGGCTGCCCTTTTATCCTGTGGATGCACCCTATTACGGCGTCGTCGATTTTACCGATGGAGAAAAGGAGCAGGAGGGCATCGTCGAAATCCCCAAAGGCGTCGTGCGATTGAAGGGGACATCGCACCGGTTCGTCATCCGCACCTTCGATTATTGGGGGAATGCGGCAGAAGTCGCCGGCCGTCTTTGGGTTGACGGAGGAGAGTCGGTTGTTGTACCCCCGCATGATGATGAAGAAGAGATGGAAGAACTCCAGTCGGTGCCGGAACAAGAATCCATCCACCTTTACGATGTGGCTTTTCGTTTCTATGATCGTTATATTCGCTTGGTTTTTACGGCTCAGCGTCCGGGATTGGGAGAGCCGATCGTGCGCGGAGAGATCTGCAAAAGGAAAATCTTTACTTTGCCTGTCCGCAAGGCGGGTTCCGTGACCTATATCGGGGCATGGCCGTTGTCGGACTGCCAAACCGGTCCTCTCGTGCTGTCCATATCAGCCGCCTCTCAGCCGCAAAACGAGCAACGGGAAACACTCAATTTCATGACCGTGCCGGTCGGCAAGGAGCGGCTTTTGCAGAGCGACGACGGCCTGTGTTCGCTTTTTTTCGAAAAGACGTCGCTCTTTAAGGACCTCTTTGTCAGGAGCTATGTGGAGAAAAACATCAGCGCGTATCAAGTCGTAGGTCACGCCTATCGTTTCGAGCCGAGCGACGTGCCGTTGAACAGCGGCGTGCGGGTCATTCTTCGCTATCCTGAGAGCGAACCGGCGCCGCGGCAATTGGGCGTCTACCAAAAAAGCGGCAACTCGCTGCTCTTTTTGGACAATGTGCTCAACGGCCAGGCATGCACGGTTTCGGCGCGGGCGAAAAGCCTCGGAGTCTTTGTTCTGGCGCGCGACTCTCAGCCGCCGCAGATTGCCTATCTCTTGCCGGCAGACAAGAGCAGCATCAAGACGCGTCGGCCCATGCTCAAGGCTTCGTTTCGCGACAATTTATCCGGTATCGGCGGTGAGAACAGCCGTGTATTAAAGCTCGACGGCCGCAAAGTCATTGCCGAGTACGATTACGAGCGGGAGGTTCTGTTCTATGTGCCGGAAGAGCCGCTGGCGCCCGGCAATCATACCGTCGAGTTGTTTGTGCGCGATAAAAGCGGCAACGCCGCGTCTTTGAAGCATACTTTTACCATCGAATAG
- a CDS encoding glycosyltransferase, translating to MKRLLILSYYFPPLGLGGTQRIAKFVKYLPQFGWQPTVVTVKPVLYWAEDESLMNDVADAQVVRTESWDPQRLLARLGKKRTGAPSGTEQGLFGILNRKLMPLLFQPDVKILWRCHALTAVKELVRQKPFDALLTTSPPHSTHLIGRRAAALFKLPWLADFRDGWAGSHVVSEPNDLARRRNLQLQRRVVASADAIVACSKAILESLLPEADRNKKGWVITNGYDPEDFAIDPKPKNVRFTLCYSGTVNRWADPAPFLKGLAWAMRMDRSLQNKIRVLFVGLDMSASLADKVAAEGLAEWVTLLGHHPHRKAVSFLAAADGLLLLVDAEPSDTFIPGKTFEYIGAQKPMFVISNSHPTNDLLRAYSRAVIVTSRRPEEIGRRLIEFIDSPPQAGVRDNAFVQAFDRRRQTALLAQILDKITAEKKFA from the coding sequence ATGAAGCGGCTGTTGATTCTGAGCTATTATTTTCCGCCCTTGGGACTCGGCGGCACGCAGCGCATCGCCAAATTCGTCAAATATCTGCCCCAGTTCGGTTGGCAGCCGACTGTGGTGACGGTAAAGCCGGTTCTCTATTGGGCCGAAGATGAGTCCCTGATGAACGATGTGGCGGATGCGCAAGTCGTGCGGACCGAGTCATGGGATCCGCAGAGGCTTTTGGCGCGCTTGGGAAAGAAGCGAACCGGCGCGCCGTCCGGTACGGAACAAGGACTTTTCGGCATATTGAATCGAAAGCTGATGCCGTTGTTGTTTCAGCCGGATGTCAAAATTTTATGGCGGTGCCATGCATTGACGGCGGTCAAGGAGCTTGTCAGGCAAAAACCGTTCGATGCGCTTTTGACCACTTCACCGCCGCATTCGACGCATCTGATCGGCAGGAGGGCAGCCGCGCTTTTCAAACTGCCTTGGCTGGCCGATTTTCGCGACGGCTGGGCAGGAAGTCACGTGGTCAGCGAACCGAACGATCTCGCCAGACGCCGCAATCTCCAGCTGCAGCGCCGCGTCGTCGCCTCGGCCGATGCGATCGTCGCCTGTTCCAAGGCTATACTCGAAAGCCTTCTGCCCGAGGCCGACCGGAATAAAAAAGGCTGGGTCATTACCAACGGTTATGATCCCGAAGATTTTGCAATAGACCCAAAGCCCAAAAACGTCAGGTTTACGCTCTGTTACAGCGGCACCGTCAACCGCTGGGCCGATCCGGCGCCGTTTTTAAAGGGTCTGGCCTGGGCGATGAGGATGGACCGCTCGCTGCAGAACAAAATCAGGGTGCTGTTCGTCGGTTTGGACATGAGCGCGAGTTTGGCTGATAAAGTCGCGGCGGAGGGCCTCGCCGAGTGGGTGACGCTGCTCGGCCATCACCCGCACCGCAAGGCCGTATCTTTTCTGGCCGCAGCCGACGGCCTCCTGCTGCTGGTCGACGCCGAACCGAGCGACACCTTTATTCCCGGCAAGACCTTTGAGTACATCGGCGCACAAAAACCGATGTTCGTCATCAGCAACAGTCATCCGACCAATGACCTGCTGCGGGCCTATTCCCGAGCCGTGATCGTTACCTCGCGCCGGCCGGAGGAAATCGGCAGGCGCTTGATCGAGTTCATCGATTCGCCTCCTCAGGCAGGTGTTCGAGACAACGCATTTGTCCAAGCATTCGACCGCCGCCGCCAGACGGCGCTGTTGGCGCAAATTTTAGACAAAATTACTGCGGAGAAGAAATTTGCCTAA
- a CDS encoding D-glucuronyl C5-epimerase family protein — protein MKELDLSYPVRWEGLENFSYDFDADGIPRVQYGPPIGLRYNAITTAQWGLYNLQRWAEKGADAALQTALRCADWLVANCRPWKNESLAWIYEYGFPLYGPYPPWISAMAQGEALSLLLRCYSVAPNEDYLRVSRAAVRVFLYDYAEGGVAAPLADGTVFFQEYPVEPPVHVLNGGIFALLGVYDYAVFFDDQEMRALVHHVIEGLKKRWRDWDLGFWTRYDLYRIPRAASPMYQELHARLFDVLGDLFNEDEFKAAAKRWRRQLRNPAARLLRLGFKLQEKIRIAGAQR, from the coding sequence ATGAAGGAATTGGATCTTTCTTATCCCGTAAGGTGGGAGGGGCTGGAAAATTTCTCCTACGATTTCGACGCCGACGGCATTCCGCGCGTGCAGTATGGGCCGCCTATCGGCCTGCGCTATAACGCCATCACCACGGCCCAATGGGGTTTATACAACCTGCAGCGCTGGGCGGAAAAAGGCGCCGATGCCGCTTTGCAGACGGCCCTCCGCTGCGCGGATTGGCTGGTTGCCAATTGTCGGCCGTGGAAAAACGAATCGCTGGCGTGGATTTACGAGTACGGCTTTCCGCTCTACGGACCCTATCCGCCGTGGATTTCGGCCATGGCGCAGGGAGAGGCGCTCTCTCTGCTGCTTCGCTGCTATAGCGTTGCTCCGAACGAAGACTATTTGCGCGTCAGTCGCGCGGCGGTGCGCGTCTTTTTATACGATTACGCGGAGGGAGGGGTTGCGGCGCCGCTGGCGGACGGCACCGTCTTTTTCCAGGAATATCCGGTCGAGCCGCCGGTGCACGTGCTGAACGGCGGCATTTTTGCGCTGCTCGGCGTCTACGATTATGCCGTCTTTTTCGATGATCAGGAAATGAGGGCTTTGGTGCACCACGTGATCGAAGGCCTCAAAAAAAGATGGCGCGACTGGGATCTGGGATTTTGGACGCGTTACGACTTGTATCGCATTCCGCGCGCCGCATCGCCCATGTATCAGGAACTGCACGCGCGGCTTTTTGACGTTTTGGGCGACCTGTTCAATGAGGATGAATTCAAAGCGGCGGCAAAAAGATGGCGTCGACAGTTGCGCAATCCCGCTGCGCGTCTTTTGCGGCTGGGATTCAAGCTGCAGGAAAAGATTCGCATTGCCGGAGCGCAACGATGA
- a CDS encoding tRNA 2-thiocytidine(32) synthetase TtcA: protein MTRLHRTLLARIDKAVYEYRMFQDGDGVLFAVSGGIDSMALVDLLADHLVVYGENMRAAAVYVDLGFGEHAEERCRKMSGFFASRRVEGEIVRTEIGPYAHSDENRENPCFLCSRIRRRHIFEAAERLGCQKIVFGHHKDDIIETLLLNMIYSREISTMPPRLEVFQGKYTILRPMMYIEKELVEKFARERGLEPIDQECPTAGNSKRQYIKELLAALEADVPNAKENIFAAMKRVKTDYLLAPAASLSKEFSR from the coding sequence ATGACGCGACTGCATCGCACGCTTTTGGCGCGCATCGACAAAGCCGTTTACGAATACCGGATGTTTCAGGACGGCGACGGCGTGCTGTTCGCCGTCTCGGGCGGCATCGATTCCATGGCGCTGGTCGATCTTTTGGCGGATCACTTGGTCGTTTACGGTGAAAACATGCGCGCCGCAGCGGTCTATGTGGATCTCGGTTTCGGCGAACATGCCGAGGAGCGCTGCCGCAAAATGAGCGGGTTCTTTGCCTCGCGCCGCGTAGAGGGAGAGATCGTGCGCACCGAAATCGGCCCTTATGCGCACAGCGACGAGAACCGCGAAAATCCCTGCTTTTTATGCAGCCGCATCCGCCGACGACATATTTTCGAAGCCGCCGAGCGCCTCGGCTGTCAAAAGATCGTTTTCGGCCATCACAAAGATGACATTATCGAAACGCTGCTTCTGAACATGATCTACAGCCGAGAGATCAGCACCATGCCGCCGCGTTTGGAAGTGTTTCAGGGCAAATATACCATCCTCCGTCCCATGATGTATATCGAAAAGGAACTGGTGGAGAAATTCGCCCGCGAACGAGGTCTTGAACCGATCGATCAAGAGTGTCCGACGGCCGGCAATTCGAAGCGTCAGTACATTAAGGAGTTGCTGGCAGCGCTCGAAGCCGATGTGCCCAACGCCAAAGAAAACATCTTTGCCGCCATGAAACGCGTCAAAACCGATTATCTGCTTGCGCCTGCCGCCTCTTTATCGAAAGAATTTTCGCGATGA